One genomic segment of Pandoraea sputorum includes these proteins:
- the hpnE gene encoding hydroxysqualene dehydroxylase HpnE has translation MPGTVHVIGAGLAGLAAAVRLATRGVAVVLHEAAPQAGGRCRSYFDKQLNAVIDNGNHLVLSGNTTMREFTRTIGSEHTLTGPDRAEFAFVDLESDERWTVRLSEGRLPWWIFDKHARVPGTKWSDYLSLAPLLRAGPDATMTDAMNCPPMLYKRLIHPLFLAVLNADPAEGSAQMAGAVLRETLVPGGKSCHPLIATDGLDVSFVTPALAYLEAKGAQVMMQHRVRELHFAADGSRVEAIDFGDGPEPLAADDAVVLAVPPNVAASLVPSLTTPDEYRAIVNAHYQVPPPPGCPPMIGVVNGVSDWIFAFDGRLSVTISGADHLLDESRESLALRIWEEVAKACKISSTPIPVWQLVREKRATFAATPAQDKRRPGAKTRWRNLLLAGDWTATGLPATIEGALRSGNLAADLLHRA, from the coding sequence ATGCCGGGTACCGTTCACGTCATTGGCGCTGGCCTGGCGGGGCTGGCCGCCGCCGTCAGACTCGCCACGCGCGGCGTTGCCGTGGTGCTGCACGAAGCCGCACCGCAGGCCGGTGGACGTTGCCGTTCGTACTTCGACAAGCAACTGAACGCTGTGATCGACAACGGCAACCATCTGGTGCTCTCGGGCAACACGACGATGCGCGAGTTCACGCGCACCATCGGTTCCGAACACACGCTGACCGGTCCGGATCGCGCCGAGTTCGCGTTCGTCGATCTCGAAAGCGACGAACGCTGGACGGTGCGGCTCTCCGAAGGGCGCCTGCCGTGGTGGATCTTCGACAAGCACGCGCGCGTGCCCGGCACGAAGTGGTCGGACTATCTGTCGCTCGCGCCGCTGCTGCGCGCGGGGCCGGACGCCACCATGACCGACGCCATGAATTGCCCGCCGATGCTTTACAAGCGGCTGATTCATCCGCTGTTCCTCGCGGTGCTCAACGCCGATCCGGCGGAGGGCTCGGCACAGATGGCCGGGGCGGTGCTGCGCGAGACGCTGGTGCCGGGCGGCAAGTCCTGCCATCCGCTGATCGCTACGGACGGGTTGGACGTCTCGTTCGTGACACCAGCGCTGGCGTATCTGGAAGCCAAGGGCGCGCAGGTGATGATGCAGCACCGTGTACGCGAATTGCACTTTGCCGCCGACGGCAGCCGCGTCGAAGCGATCGATTTCGGCGACGGGCCTGAGCCGCTGGCCGCCGACGATGCCGTGGTGCTCGCGGTACCGCCGAACGTGGCGGCGTCGCTGGTGCCGTCGTTGACGACGCCGGACGAGTACCGGGCCATCGTCAATGCGCATTACCAGGTGCCACCGCCACCGGGCTGCCCGCCGATGATCGGTGTGGTGAACGGTGTGAGCGACTGGATTTTCGCGTTCGATGGCCGTCTCTCGGTCACGATCAGCGGGGCCGACCATCTGCTCGACGAGTCGCGCGAATCGCTCGCGCTTCGCATCTGGGAAGAGGTCGCCAAGGCTTGCAAGATTTCGTCCACACCGATACCGGTGTGGCAACTGGTGCGCGAGAAGCGCGCCACGTTTGCGGCGACGCCCGCGCAGGACAAGCGTCGCCCCGGTGCGAAGACGCGCTGGCGCAATCTGCTGCTGGCTGGCGACTGGACGGCTACCGGCCTGCCCGCGACCATCGAGGGTGCGCTGCGCAGCGGGAATCTGGCGGCAGATCTGCTGCACCGCGCCTGA
- the hpnA gene encoding hopanoid-associated sugar epimerase: protein MPSRVLVTGASGFVGSAVARTALARGHEVRLLVRGTSPRANLADLPVEVVEGDMRDAASMQRALTGVDALLHVAADYRLWAKDPNDIMRANIDGTRTVMEAALRAGVERVVYTSSVATLRVHDATGPVDETSPNDEATTIGVYKRSKVAAERLVERMIANDGLPAVIVNPSTPIGPRDIKPTPTGRIIVEAAQGKIPAFVDTGLNLVHVDDCAEGHLLALERGRIGERYILGGDDVLLRDMLASIAGMVGRKAPKVALPRWPLYPLAMAAQGVARFTGKEPFVTVDGLKMSRYHMFFSSEKAKRELGYTARAYPEGLRDALAWFGSAGYLS from the coding sequence ATGCCGTCGCGAGTGCTGGTCACCGGCGCCTCCGGGTTCGTCGGTTCTGCGGTAGCACGTACGGCGCTCGCGCGCGGTCATGAGGTTCGCCTGCTGGTGCGTGGCACCAGCCCCCGGGCGAACCTCGCCGACCTGCCTGTCGAGGTCGTGGAAGGCGATATGCGCGACGCGGCATCGATGCAGCGCGCGCTGACCGGCGTGGACGCTCTGCTCCACGTGGCCGCCGACTACCGCCTCTGGGCGAAAGATCCCAACGACATCATGCGGGCCAATATCGACGGCACGCGCACGGTGATGGAAGCCGCGCTGCGTGCAGGCGTCGAACGTGTGGTGTACACCAGCAGCGTTGCTACGCTGCGTGTGCACGACGCCACCGGCCCTGTCGACGAAACCTCCCCGAACGACGAAGCCACGACCATCGGCGTGTACAAACGCAGCAAGGTCGCGGCCGAACGTCTGGTCGAGCGCATGATTGCGAATGACGGCCTGCCCGCCGTGATCGTCAATCCGTCCACGCCCATCGGGCCGCGCGACATCAAGCCCACGCCCACCGGGCGCATCATCGTCGAAGCCGCGCAAGGCAAAATTCCGGCGTTCGTCGATACGGGACTCAATCTCGTGCACGTTGACGACTGCGCCGAAGGCCACTTGCTGGCGCTCGAACGTGGGCGCATCGGCGAGCGCTACATCCTCGGCGGCGACGACGTGCTGCTGCGCGACATGCTCGCGAGCATCGCCGGTATGGTCGGACGCAAAGCACCGAAGGTCGCCCTGCCGCGCTGGCCGCTGTACCCGCTCGCGATGGCCGCACAAGGTGTGGCGCGCTTCACCGGCAAGGAGCCGTTCGTGACGGTCGACGGCCTGAAGATGTCGCGTTATCACATGTTCTTCTCTTCGGAGAAGGCCAAACGCGAGCTGGGCTACACCGCCCGCGCGTATCCCGAAGGCCTGCGCGACGCGCTCGCCTGGTTTGGTTCTGCCGGATATCTCTCATGA
- the shc gene encoding squalene--hopene cyclase, which translates to MATQTLETGIDRSITALLDLQQEDGHWLFELEADATIPAEYVLLRHHLGEKVDADLEAKVAAYLRRIQGEHGGWPLFHNGKFDMSASVKAYFALKMIGEPIDAPHMVRAREAIISRGGAQNSNVFTRILLALYGVLEWKAVPMMPVEIMLLPQWFPFHLSKVSYWARTVIVPLLVLQAKRPLARNPKGVTIDELFIGSPKDVGPPKRAPHQSRFWFTFFSGVDHVLRALDPFFPKKLREKSVKRAVEFVEERLNGEDGLGAIYPAMANAVMMYDVLGYPEDHPSRAIARKSVEKLVTPADHETYVQPCLSPVWDTALSAHALLETGDKRAIELAGKGLEWLIPLQILDVRGDWISRRPNVRPGGWAFQFANPHYPDVDDTAVVAMAMDRYEKLAGTFENDKVDASARPMRHAIDRGTEWVIGMQSSNGGWGAFEPENTHLYLNNIPFSDHGALLDPPTVDVSARCLSMLAQLPQSPERRASADLALKYILDDQEADGSWYGRWGMNFVYGTWSAMCGLAAAGILPEHPAMARAAQWLLSIQNADGGWGEDGDSYKLEYKGYEAAPSTSSQTAWALLGLMAAGKADHPAVKRGVDYLLNTQNDEGLWDEELYTATGFPRVFYLRYHGYRKFFPLWALARFRNLTVRNDCPVPCGM; encoded by the coding sequence ATGGCGACGCAGACGCTGGAAACCGGTATCGACCGCTCGATCACGGCGCTGCTCGATCTGCAACAGGAAGACGGTCACTGGCTGTTCGAACTGGAAGCCGATGCGACGATTCCGGCGGAGTATGTGCTGCTGCGTCACCATCTGGGCGAGAAGGTCGACGCCGACCTCGAAGCGAAGGTTGCCGCGTATCTGCGTCGCATTCAGGGAGAGCACGGCGGCTGGCCGCTGTTCCACAACGGCAAATTCGACATGAGCGCGAGCGTGAAGGCGTATTTCGCGCTCAAGATGATCGGCGAGCCGATCGATGCACCGCATATGGTGCGCGCGCGCGAAGCCATCATTTCGCGTGGCGGCGCACAGAATTCGAACGTCTTCACGCGCATTTTGCTGGCGCTCTACGGCGTGCTCGAATGGAAGGCGGTGCCGATGATGCCCGTCGAAATCATGCTGCTGCCGCAGTGGTTCCCTTTCCATTTGTCGAAGGTCTCGTACTGGGCGCGTACGGTGATCGTGCCGTTGCTCGTGTTGCAGGCCAAGCGTCCGCTTGCGCGCAACCCGAAGGGCGTGACCATCGACGAACTGTTCATCGGCAGCCCGAAGGATGTCGGTCCGCCCAAGCGCGCACCGCATCAGAGCCGTTTCTGGTTCACGTTCTTCTCGGGTGTCGATCACGTGCTGCGTGCGCTCGATCCGTTCTTCCCGAAGAAGCTGCGCGAGAAGTCGGTCAAGCGTGCGGTCGAGTTCGTGGAAGAGCGTCTGAACGGCGAGGACGGCCTCGGTGCGATTTATCCGGCGATGGCCAACGCCGTCATGATGTACGACGTGCTCGGCTATCCCGAAGATCATCCGAGTCGCGCGATTGCCCGCAAGTCGGTCGAGAAGCTGGTGACGCCAGCCGATCACGAGACGTACGTGCAGCCGTGTCTGTCGCCGGTGTGGGACACCGCGCTGTCGGCCCATGCGTTGCTGGAAACCGGCGACAAGCGCGCTATCGAACTGGCGGGCAAGGGGCTGGAATGGCTCATCCCGTTGCAGATTCTCGACGTGCGCGGCGACTGGATCTCGCGTCGTCCGAACGTGCGTCCGGGCGGCTGGGCGTTCCAGTTCGCGAATCCGCATTATCCGGATGTGGACGACACGGCGGTGGTCGCGATGGCCATGGATCGCTACGAGAAGCTCGCTGGCACTTTCGAGAACGACAAGGTCGATGCGAGCGCGCGTCCGATGCGTCATGCGATCGATCGCGGCACCGAGTGGGTCATCGGCATGCAGAGCAGCAACGGCGGCTGGGGCGCATTCGAGCCGGAAAACACGCATCTGTACCTGAACAACATTCCGTTCTCGGATCACGGCGCGCTGCTCGATCCGCCGACGGTGGACGTCTCGGCACGCTGTCTGTCGATGCTCGCGCAACTGCCGCAGTCGCCCGAGCGCCGCGCGTCGGCCGATCTTGCGCTGAAGTACATCCTGGACGATCAGGAAGCCGACGGTAGCTGGTACGGCCGCTGGGGCATGAATTTCGTCTACGGCACGTGGTCGGCGATGTGTGGTCTGGCTGCGGCAGGTATTCTGCCGGAGCACCCGGCGATGGCCCGTGCTGCGCAGTGGCTTCTCTCGATCCAGAACGCCGACGGCGGCTGGGGCGAGGACGGCGACAGCTACAAGCTCGAATACAAGGGCTATGAAGCCGCGCCGAGTACGTCGTCGCAAACGGCCTGGGCCCTGCTCGGTCTGATGGCGGCGGGCAAGGCTGATCACCCGGCGGTCAAGCGCGGCGTCGACTATCTGCTGAACACGCAGAACGACGAAGGGCTGTGGGACGAAGAACTCTACACGGCGACCGGTTTCCCGCGCGTGTTCTATCTCCGCTACCACGGCTATCGCAAGTTCTTCCCGCTGTGGGCGCTCGCACGCTTCCGTAATCTGACGGTGCGCAACGATTGCCCGGTGCCTTGCGGGATGTAA
- a CDS encoding glycosyltransferase, which produces MTVLAWIAALSLAIWIYLLISQGDFWRARERDDLNEDRLPEPAVWPAVAVVIPARNEAESIGQVVESLCRQDYAGRLRIVVVDDQSSDGTADLAREAAARAAADGLTRRVDVLSGQPLPGGWTGKMWAVRQGVAFASDPATNDDGIRPEYLLHTDADIAHSPDNVRRLVTRATGDNRVLVSLMAKLRCTAWFERTLIPAFVLFFQMLYPFAWVNDPKKKMAAAAGGCMLIHRPSLEAGGGIEAIRDEIIDDCAMGRMLKKQGPIWLGLTERAVSVRPYDNLGEIRKMVSRTAYAQLQYSPVLLAGTIVSLLLTFIVPPLMTIFGSGIGQWLGLFAWIAMTISYLPMLRFYRQPSSFGPMLPLVAALYTVFTFDSALQHWRGRGGMWKGRAQARGQQSSDV; this is translated from the coding sequence ATGACTGTTTTGGCCTGGATCGCCGCGTTGTCGCTGGCCATCTGGATCTACCTGCTGATCTCGCAAGGCGATTTCTGGCGTGCGCGTGAGCGCGACGATCTCAACGAAGACCGTCTGCCCGAACCGGCTGTGTGGCCTGCCGTAGCCGTCGTCATCCCGGCGCGCAATGAGGCCGAATCGATCGGCCAGGTGGTCGAGTCGCTTTGCCGTCAGGATTACGCGGGACGCCTGCGCATCGTCGTCGTCGACGATCAGAGCAGTGACGGTACTGCGGACCTCGCGCGCGAAGCCGCAGCCCGCGCCGCCGCCGACGGCCTGACGCGTCGCGTGGATGTCCTCTCGGGTCAACCACTGCCCGGCGGCTGGACCGGCAAGATGTGGGCCGTGCGTCAGGGCGTAGCGTTCGCGAGCGATCCGGCGACCAACGACGACGGCATCCGCCCCGAATACCTGCTGCACACCGACGCCGACATCGCGCATTCGCCCGACAACGTGCGCCGTCTGGTAACGCGCGCGACGGGCGATAACCGCGTGCTCGTCTCGCTCATGGCGAAGCTGCGTTGCACGGCATGGTTCGAGCGCACGCTGATTCCGGCGTTCGTGCTGTTCTTCCAGATGCTGTACCCGTTCGCCTGGGTCAACGACCCGAAGAAGAAGATGGCGGCCGCCGCCGGTGGCTGCATGCTGATCCATCGACCGTCGCTCGAAGCCGGTGGCGGCATCGAAGCGATTCGCGACGAGATCATCGACGACTGCGCGATGGGGCGCATGCTCAAGAAGCAAGGTCCGATCTGGCTGGGACTGACGGAGCGCGCCGTGAGCGTGCGTCCGTACGACAACCTCGGCGAGATTCGCAAGATGGTGTCGCGCACGGCTTACGCGCAGTTGCAGTACTCGCCGGTGCTGCTGGCAGGCACAATCGTGTCGTTGCTGCTGACGTTCATCGTGCCGCCACTCATGACGATCTTCGGTTCGGGCATTGGTCAGTGGCTGGGGCTCTTTGCGTGGATCGCGATGACGATTTCGTATCTGCCGATGCTGCGCTTCTACCGTCAGCCGTCGAGCTTCGGTCCGATGCTGCCGCTCGTCGCCGCGCTCTACACCGTCTTCACGTTCGACTCCGCGCTGCAACACTGGCGTGGTCGTGGCGGCATGTGGAAGGGCCGCGCGCAGGCGCGCGGACAACAGTCGTCGGACGTTTGA
- the hpnC gene encoding squalene synthase HpnC: protein MTSDAKIEHYENFPVASVLLPREMRAPVGVIYNFARTADDIADEGDATDAQRHAGLAAYQAELDKIAAGQPTSPDMPLFAALARVIAEHRLSVQPFSDLLSAFDQDIETKRYATFADLRDYTRRSADPVGRIMLGLFKLDTPENIACSDDICSALQLINFWQDVEVDWRKARVYLPQDDMARFGVTDADIGAHQYDDKFRALMRYEVDFARKMMLRGAPLANRVPGRFGLELCCVVHGGLRILDMIEAVDYDVFRHRPQLGKSDGIRVFLRGLGMKLSGRPPKA from the coding sequence ATGACTTCCGACGCCAAGATCGAGCATTACGAGAACTTCCCGGTTGCCAGTGTCCTGCTGCCGCGCGAAATGCGCGCGCCGGTGGGCGTGATCTACAACTTCGCCCGCACGGCCGACGACATCGCCGACGAAGGGGACGCCACCGACGCACAGCGCCACGCCGGTCTGGCCGCCTATCAGGCCGAACTCGACAAGATTGCCGCCGGACAGCCGACGTCGCCCGACATGCCGCTGTTCGCTGCCCTGGCCCGCGTGATCGCCGAGCACCGCCTGTCGGTACAACCGTTCTCCGATCTGCTCTCAGCCTTCGATCAGGACATCGAGACCAAGCGCTACGCCACCTTTGCCGACCTGCGCGACTACACGCGCCGCTCTGCCGATCCCGTCGGTCGCATCATGCTCGGCCTGTTCAAGCTCGACACCCCGGAGAACATCGCCTGCTCCGACGACATCTGTTCGGCGCTGCAACTGATCAACTTCTGGCAGGACGTGGAGGTCGACTGGCGCAAGGCACGCGTGTATCTGCCGCAGGACGACATGGCCCGCTTTGGCGTCACCGACGCCGACATCGGCGCGCACCAGTACGACGACAAGTTCCGCGCGCTGATGCGCTACGAAGTCGACTTCGCCCGCAAGATGATGCTGCGTGGCGCACCGCTGGCGAACCGCGTGCCGGGTCGCTTCGGGCTGGAACTGTGCTGCGTGGTGCATGGGGGTCTGCGCATTCTCGACATGATCGAAGCCGTCGATTACGACGTCTTCCGTCACCGCCCTCAACTGGGCAAGAGCGACGGCATCCGTGTCTTCCTGCGCGGCCTTGGCATGAAGCTGAGCGGCAGGCCGCCTAAGGCCTGA
- a CDS encoding NAD(P)H-dependent flavin oxidoreductase → MNEQWLTLAGRRLVPVVQGGMGIGISAHRLAGTVAKHNGMGTIASIDLRHHHPDLLAQVDGTRDKTAIEAVNLIALDREIRAAKAIADGNGLVAVNVMKAVSAHASLVRQACESGADAIVMGAGLPLDLPELTAAHPHVALIPILSDSRGVSLVLRKWMKKGRLPDAIVIEHPAHAGGHLGASRIEDLGDARFSFDRVLTECREIYASLGIEWTQVPLIVAGGIHRHEQVRHWLAQGAAGVQLGTAFAVTQESDAHPDFKQVLASARPEDIAEFTSVAGLPARAVLTPWLKKYLSRETALQAKAKARQCLEGFDCLQACGLRDGVARIGQFCIDLKLAQAVRGDVARGLFFRGRDPLPFGERIRPVADLMRYLLTGERPTDADAAPAAG, encoded by the coding sequence ATGAACGAGCAATGGCTGACGCTGGCCGGCCGCCGGCTGGTGCCGGTGGTGCAAGGCGGCATGGGTATCGGCATCTCCGCGCACCGGTTGGCGGGCACCGTGGCGAAGCACAACGGCATGGGGACGATTGCGAGCATCGACCTGCGCCACCATCACCCCGATCTGCTCGCTCAGGTGGACGGCACACGTGACAAGACCGCCATCGAAGCCGTCAACCTGATCGCCCTCGACCGCGAAATCCGCGCAGCCAAGGCGATTGCCGATGGCAATGGTCTTGTGGCGGTCAACGTCATGAAGGCGGTGAGCGCGCATGCATCGCTCGTGCGTCAGGCATGCGAGAGCGGCGCGGACGCCATCGTCATGGGTGCCGGTCTCCCGCTCGATCTGCCCGAACTCACCGCCGCGCATCCGCACGTCGCGCTGATCCCGATTCTGTCGGACTCGCGTGGCGTCAGTCTTGTGCTGCGCAAGTGGATGAAGAAGGGCCGTCTGCCGGACGCCATCGTCATCGAGCACCCGGCGCACGCGGGCGGCCACCTCGGCGCGTCGCGCATCGAGGATCTGGGCGACGCACGCTTCTCGTTCGACCGCGTGTTGACGGAATGCCGCGAGATCTACGCATCGCTAGGCATCGAATGGACGCAGGTGCCGCTGATCGTGGCGGGCGGCATCCATCGTCACGAACAGGTACGGCACTGGCTCGCGCAAGGCGCAGCGGGCGTGCAGCTTGGGACGGCCTTCGCCGTGACCCAGGAATCCGACGCACATCCCGACTTCAAGCAAGTGCTGGCGAGTGCGCGCCCGGAAGACATCGCCGAGTTCACCAGCGTCGCAGGATTACCCGCGCGGGCGGTACTGACGCCGTGGTTGAAAAAGTATCTCTCACGCGAGACGGCCCTGCAAGCAAAGGCGAAAGCGCGTCAGTGTCTGGAGGGATTCGATTGCTTGCAGGCGTGCGGCTTACGCGATGGCGTTGCGCGCATCGGTCAGTTCTGTATCGACCTGAAGCTCGCGCAGGCCGTGCGTGGCGACGTGGCGCGCGGTCTCTTCTTCCGTGGCCGCGACCCGCTGCCGTTCGGCGAACGTATTCGTCCCGTGGCGGACCTGATGCGCTACTTGCTCACGGGCGAGCGTCCCACAGACGCGGACGCCGCACCGGCCGCCGGATAG
- a CDS encoding DMT family transporter — protein MNLPASLQRLASNRSPVRSHAGVLFAIVIVTWGVNWPVSKALLAHVSPWWSTALRSAIGMATLFVICALSRRLVLPRQGDLPVILSVGLLHMTAFSLLVALSLQYVSAGRSAVLAYTTPLWVMPAARLWLGEALTPRRLLGLACGLLGLLVMFNPIAFDWHDHNAVFGNALVLLSAFVWAIAIVHMRAHRWVNGPFELSPWQLLLASVMLCSLAFVVDGAPRVTGWAGFSALLTYGGVVGGGIAYWLAGTVTRQLPAGVTSLGLLGVPVVGTLASALILRESLGLDVWIALALIVGGIALGTVPRTATPCRTEDPA, from the coding sequence GTGAACCTGCCGGCCAGTCTTCAACGTCTCGCCTCGAACCGTTCGCCGGTGCGCTCGCACGCCGGGGTGCTGTTCGCCATCGTCATCGTGACCTGGGGCGTGAACTGGCCGGTCAGCAAGGCACTTCTCGCCCACGTCTCGCCGTGGTGGAGCACCGCGCTTCGCTCGGCCATCGGCATGGCGACGCTGTTCGTCATCTGCGCGCTGAGCCGTCGTCTCGTACTTCCGCGCCAGGGCGATTTGCCGGTGATCCTGAGCGTCGGTCTGCTGCACATGACAGCATTCTCACTGCTCGTCGCGCTGAGCCTGCAATACGTCAGCGCCGGACGCTCCGCCGTACTCGCCTACACCACGCCACTCTGGGTGATGCCCGCCGCGCGCCTGTGGCTGGGCGAGGCACTCACCCCGCGACGCCTGCTCGGGCTGGCGTGCGGCCTGCTCGGTCTGCTGGTGATGTTCAACCCCATCGCCTTCGACTGGCACGACCACAACGCCGTTTTCGGCAATGCCCTCGTGCTGCTGTCCGCGTTCGTGTGGGCAATCGCCATCGTGCATATGCGTGCGCACCGATGGGTCAATGGCCCGTTCGAACTGAGCCCGTGGCAGTTGCTGCTGGCAAGCGTCATGCTGTGCTCGCTGGCGTTCGTCGTCGACGGTGCACCGCGCGTGACCGGCTGGGCCGGATTCTCGGCCTTGCTGACGTACGGCGGCGTGGTCGGCGGGGGCATTGCATACTGGCTGGCGGGCACGGTCACGCGTCAGTTGCCTGCTGGCGTCACATCGCTCGGCTTGCTTGGCGTGCCCGTGGTCGGCACGCTGGCGTCGGCGCTGATCCTTCGCGAGTCGCTCGGGCTGGACGTCTGGATCGCGCTCGCGCTGATCGTCGGCGGCATCGCGCTGGGCACGGTGCCGCGTACTGCGACGCCATGCCGCACCGAAGACCCTGCCTGA
- the hpnD gene encoding presqualene diphosphate synthase HpnD, translating to MSVAEPIEISPEQSSARVASGSSFYAAMRILPPAQREGMFEIYAFCRAVDDIADDGDDTSANRMARLAVWRRDLADLYDGRPTPSLNNLARVVKQFGLKHEDFLAVIDGMEMDACGPIVAPDLPTLDLYCDRVASAVGRLSVKVFGMPEQDGIDLSYHLGRALQLTNILRDIDEDAGIGRVYLPRETLADAGIVGATPDMVVAARLDKACAPLVAQAREHYARARTIMARHPRRVVVAPAVMAKAYGAILDKLIARGFAVPRERVRVPRWRLILMLVRQMVF from the coding sequence GTGAGCGTCGCCGAACCGATCGAAATTTCGCCAGAGCAAAGCAGTGCACGCGTGGCGTCGGGCAGCAGTTTTTACGCTGCCATGCGCATTTTGCCGCCCGCGCAACGTGAAGGCATGTTCGAGATCTACGCCTTTTGCCGTGCCGTGGACGATATCGCCGACGACGGCGACGACACGTCGGCGAACCGGATGGCGCGTCTGGCCGTGTGGCGGCGCGATCTGGCCGATCTTTACGACGGCCGTCCGACGCCTTCGCTGAACAACCTCGCGCGCGTCGTCAAGCAATTCGGTCTGAAGCACGAAGACTTCCTCGCGGTCATCGACGGCATGGAAATGGACGCCTGCGGTCCCATCGTCGCCCCCGATCTGCCCACGCTCGACCTGTATTGCGACCGTGTGGCGAGCGCTGTCGGCCGTCTGTCGGTCAAGGTGTTCGGCATGCCCGAGCAGGACGGCATCGATCTGTCGTATCACCTCGGCCGTGCGCTCCAGTTGACGAATATTCTGCGCGATATCGACGAAGATGCAGGCATTGGCCGCGTCTATCTGCCGCGCGAAACGCTGGCGGACGCCGGTATCGTCGGTGCGACGCCCGACATGGTCGTCGCGGCCCGTCTCGATAAGGCCTGTGCGCCGCTCGTCGCACAGGCGCGTGAGCATTACGCCCGCGCCCGCACGATCATGGCGCGCCATCCGCGACGTGTCGTGGTGGCACCGGCCGTCATGGCGAAAGCGTACGGCGCGATTCTCGACAAACTCATTGCGCGCGGCTTCGCCGTGCCCCGCGAGCGCGTGCGTGTGCCGCGCTGGCGTCTCATTCTGATGCTCGTGCGGCAGATGGTTTTCTGA
- a CDS encoding phosphorylase family protein, with the protein MSSPSHKEVHEPAHHRRDRYAVRGPHRQGEGVRVVCAQNATLAAALEAAIAKEGARGLVSFGTAGGLIPGVKPGQWIIAHKVLDMPQQARESVTSIPWADALRRAMPAALRADLAGVTAPVVTARDKAALFRESGAAAADMESHIVARVAQAHGLPFVVARVVIDPAERSLPPAALAGMRADGSTDILGVLRSLAGNPLQLPALLRVGQDAGRAKKAMQYGRQIVALKLGEGFGARAAGI; encoded by the coding sequence TTGTCATCCCCATCGCATAAGGAAGTGCATGAGCCAGCCCATCATCGTCGTGACCGGTATGCCGTTCGAGGCCCGCATCGCCAGGGGGAAGGCGTGCGTGTGGTCTGCGCACAGAACGCCACGCTCGCGGCGGCGCTGGAGGCTGCCATCGCCAAAGAAGGCGCGCGCGGGCTGGTGAGCTTCGGCACGGCGGGTGGCCTGATTCCCGGCGTGAAGCCCGGGCAGTGGATCATCGCGCATAAGGTGCTGGACATGCCGCAGCAGGCGCGTGAGTCCGTCACGTCGATCCCGTGGGCCGATGCGCTGCGTCGCGCGATGCCTGCCGCGCTACGGGCCGATCTCGCCGGGGTGACGGCACCGGTTGTGACGGCGCGAGACAAAGCGGCGCTGTTTCGCGAGAGCGGGGCGGCGGCGGCCGACATGGAGTCGCATATCGTCGCGCGCGTGGCACAAGCGCACGGGTTGCCGTTCGTCGTGGCCCGTGTGGTGATCGATCCGGCAGAACGCTCGTTGCCCCCGGCGGCGCTCGCCGGTATGCGGGCCGATGGCTCGACGGACATCCTCGGGGTGCTGCGCTCGCTCGCGGGGAATCCGCTTCAGTTGCCAGCGTTGCTTCGCGTGGGACAGGACGCAGGCCGTGCGAAGAAGGCGATGCAGTATGGACGGCAGATCGTTGCGCTAAAGCTCGGTGAGGGGTTCGGGGCGAGGGCGGCCGGGATCTGA